One genomic segment of Virgibacillus doumboii includes these proteins:
- the yugI gene encoding S1 domain-containing post-transcriptional regulator GSP13 produces the protein MTNKFETGQILNGKITGIQPYGAFVALDEEIQGLVHISEVTHGYVKDINDHLAVGDEVKVKVLNVDEENSKVSLSIRATEEPPKNRPKPHTNQAPKQEANSGFNTLKDKLEEWIEQSEEREGTFKK, from the coding sequence ATGACAAACAAATTTGAGACTGGTCAAATTTTAAATGGAAAGATTACGGGAATTCAACCATATGGTGCATTTGTTGCATTAGACGAAGAAATCCAGGGATTAGTTCATATTTCTGAAGTAACACATGGATATGTAAAAGATATTAATGATCATTTAGCTGTTGGCGACGAGGTAAAAGTAAAAGTCCTGAACGTTGATGAAGAAAATAGCAAAGTATCATTATCCATCCGTGCCACAGAAGAACCACCTAAAAATCGTCCGAAGCCACATACAAATCAAGCACCAAAGCAAGAAGCCAATTCCGGTTTTAACACATTAAAGGATAAACTGGAAGAATGGATTGAACAATCAGAAGAACGTGAGGGAACATTTAAAAAGTAG
- a CDS encoding YugN family protein: MIRLIPINSEMEGKIFSLYVLAELLKPQGIVSESTLDYENGFFDLQVFTGGDYYNLRLPFYAVTESLDYPGVTVRVEQPFILTQQYQNGYDEEKIGGYVDQAQLSGNINTEYMDVGKIIVKKVERLLFPGR, translated from the coding sequence ATGATACGCTTGATTCCAATAAATTCGGAAATGGAAGGTAAAATATTTTCGTTATATGTTCTGGCTGAATTGCTGAAGCCTCAGGGAATTGTTAGCGAATCAACCCTGGATTATGAAAATGGATTTTTTGATTTACAAGTTTTTACAGGTGGTGATTATTATAATTTGAGATTACCGTTTTATGCTGTTACAGAGTCACTGGACTATCCAGGTGTAACGGTTCGGGTGGAGCAGCCATTTATACTCACACAACAATACCAGAACGGTTATGATGAGGAGAAAATTGGGGGATACGTGGATCAGGCCCAGCTATCTGGTAATATAAATACTGAATATATGGACGTCGGCAAAATAATTGTAAAAAAAGTGGAGCGGCTCCTATTCCCAGGAAGATAG